Below is a genomic region from Coriobacteriia bacterium.
GCCGCGCCGGTGGAGAAGCCGCGCCGGGCGAGGCGAGCGGCCAGGCGGTCGGCCCGCCCGGCGCACGTGCGCGCGAGGACGACGGCCGCTCTCAGGGCCCGCTCGTCCTCGCGCTGCAGCGGGCAGCATGCATCCAGCACGGCCTGGCGCACGGCGTCGTCCACGCCGGCCTCGAGCAGGGCATGGGCGACCCGGCTCCGCCCGTGACCCCTGAGACCGGCCAGACTGCGCGCGAGCGTCTCGGCGAAGCGGCGGTCGTCCACCGCACCGACGTCCTCGAGCCTGGCGACGACCTCTTCGGCGACGCGTTCGGGGTATCCGTCGCGCGCGAGGGTGCGCAGCAGCTCGCGGCGGCTGCGTTCGCGGGCGGCCAGCAGCCGGTAGGCCCGCTCGCGAGCGGACGGTGCCATCGCCGCGTCGACCTCGGCGCGCAATCGACCGAGGTCGTGGGTCTGGCCTTCCGAGAGATCCAGGCGCCGCGCGACCGCGCGCGGCACCCGGGTCCACTCCCGGCCGTCCACGTGAACGGTCGCGGGACCGGTCGGCGACCGCTGGATCCGGGTGATCTCGCCTGAGGGCACGAGGGTCTCCTACTCGGCGACCGACCGCTCCTCGGGCATGCCCGCCTGTCCGTTCAGCGGCAGACCCAGGCTGTCGCGGATCCGCGACTCGATCTCCTCACGGACCCCCGTGTTCTCGCGGAGGAACTCCTTGGCCGCCTCGCGACCCTGGCCGAG
It encodes:
- a CDS encoding RecX family transcriptional regulator — its product is MPSGEITRIQRSPTGPATVHVDGREWTRVPRAVARRLDLSEGQTHDLGRLRAEVDAAMAPSARERAYRLLAARERSRRELLRTLARDGYPERVAEEVVARLEDVGAVDDRRFAETLARSLAGLRGHGRSRVAHALLEAGVDDAVRQAVLDACCPLQREDERALRAAVVLARTCAGRADRLAARLARRGFSTGAA